One Gossypium hirsutum isolate 1008001.06 chromosome A11, Gossypium_hirsutum_v2.1, whole genome shotgun sequence genomic window carries:
- the LOC121210007 gene encoding uncharacterized protein, whose amino-acid sequence MCVATTEEDDPEELPWKLNFDGASNAVGKRIGVVLGEWETRDPKLIDYRKLVLELVKEFDDITFYYLPRDENQMADALATLASLIKVNKQEDVKPIRMSIYETPAHCYSIEEDEEKDDHPWYHNILQYVKNHEYLDQAGENDKRMVRRLAIDYVLDGEILY is encoded by the exons ATGTGTGTTGCTACCACTGAAGAAGATGACCCGGAAGAGCTTCCTTGGAAACTAAACTTTGATGGGgcatcaaatgctgtgggtaaaAGAATCGGggtagtcttg ggaGAATGGGAGACCAGAGACCCCAAGTTGATTGACTATCGAAAACTAGTCCTTGAATTGGtcaaagagtttgatgatattaccTTCTATTACCTTccacgagatgaaaaccagatggccgATGCTTTGGCCACCTTAGCTTCCTtgatcaaggtgaacaaacaagaagatgtcAAACCCATCCGGATGAGCATTTATGAAACTCCAGCCCACTGTTACAGTATTGAGGAAGATGAGgaaaaagatgatcacccttggtatcacaATATATTACAATACGTGAAGAATCATGAGTACCTGGACCAGGCAGgcgagaatgataaaaggatggTGAGAAGATTGGCCATCGACtacgtcttagatggagagatcctatactaa